In Mesorhizobium sp. J428, the genomic window GCGATCGGCTACACGATGAACATGATGAACGTGTTGCCGAAGCGGCCGGTCTTCGAAGACTATATGTCCCGGATCGCGGACAGGCCCGCCTACAAGCGGGCACAGGCGAAGGACATGGAGATGGCCCGGACTGTGCCGTTCTTCGCCAAGGAGTTCGCAAAAGGCTAGGGCAGGCTTCCGAGTAAGGGGAGCTAAATCGCCGTTCGCCCGTTGATCGGGCATGAAGGCATTGCTGCTGCACAATCCCACCGCGGGGCGTGAGGATCACGACCGGATCGAACTCATGGCCCGTTTCGAGCAGGCGGGATACGAGCCGCACTACTGCTCGACGAAATCCGACCGTTTCCCCGCGATTCTGGACGAACCCTTCGACCTTCTTGCGGTGGCCGGCGGCGACGGCACGGTCAGGAAAGTCGTGACGCGGCTCACCCACCGCGCGACCCCGCTGATCGTGCTGCCACTTGGCACGGCCAACAATGTCGCGCGGTCGGTGGGCATACCCCTGGACGGGTTCGACCTGCCACACCCCGACGAGATCGGCGACTGCCTGGACACGCTCGATCTCGGCCTCGGCACCTTCGGCAGCATCACCACTGTGCTCGCTGAAGGCATCGGTATGGGCGCTCTCGCGGCCACGATGGATGAGAAGGTCGGCAAGGGCGAGAAGGGCGAGGACAAGATCGTCGCCGCGCGGAACATCGTGGCGCGCGTCATTTCGAAGGCGAAGCCGTTCAGGGCGACGTTGCAGATCGACGATAGGACCGTCGAGGGCAGGTTCCTCTTCGTCGAGGCGCTGCTTCATGCGTTCTGCGGTCCGGCGCTGCGGCTGTGCCCGCTAGCGGATTCCGGCGACGGGCTGCTGGACATCGTCCTGCTCGAAGAGGAGCGGGGCGAGGAAATGGCAGCCTGGGTCAAGTCGCCGGAGAACTCCGAACCGCCCGTCCGCATCGAGCGCGGGAAGAAGGTGGTTTTCGAATGGTCCGAGAAGCCGCCTCTGCGCCTGGACGATGAACGGCTCGAGCTTCCGTCCTCGGTAAAGTCGCTGGAGATGCGCGTCCACGGCGAGCCGCTCCAGGTCGTCGTTCCACGAAGGGAAGCCTCGCGAGAAGAGAAGAAAGGACGGTCGTCCGATGAGTGAATTTCCCGATACGAAAGACCTGGCGGAGATCGAGCGCGTGGCGGTGGAGCTTGCCAGTCTCGCCGGGGCCGAGATCACCAACGCGCTCGGCGGCATCCTGGCGGTCAAATACAAGGGAGAGGCCGAGGCCGAACAGATGTGGCGCGATCCGGTGTCGGAGGTGGACCAGCGGGTGGAGGAGATGATCCGCGCGCGGCTGGCCAGCAAGTTTCCCGACCACGGCATCATCGGCGAGGAGTTCGAGCCTGCCGAGGCGACGGGAAGCAGCGGTTTCGTCTGGGCGGTCGACCCGGTGGACGGCACGACCAACTTCGTCAACGGCTTTCCGCTTTGCGCCGCCTCGATCGGCGTACTCTGCAAGGGCGTTCCCGTTGTCGGCGCCGTCTGGTGCGGCACGAGCCAGGCGCTGCGGCCCGGCGTCTACCACGCCTCGGCAGGCGGTCCATTGCGGTTCGGCACAGACGAGATCGTGCCGAAGGCCAACCCCGCGGTCAGGCGAAGGCTGGCGGGCGTGCCGAGGCCGATACCGGGGAGGGGCGGTTGGGAGACGCGCAAGACCGGCTCCGCCGCGCTCGAATGCGCCTTCGTCGCCGCCGGCATCCTGGAAGCCGCCCGCTTCGAGAGCCCGAACATATGGGACGTCGCCGCCGGCCTGGCGTTGCTTGACGCGTCAGATGCCGTGGTGCTCACCGAGAAGGACGGGACATGGGAGCCCTTCGAGACCTTCGCGGAGCAGGGCGTCGCCGACCCGTTCACCGCCATGCGCACGTGGCGACGGCCGCTGATGATCGGCCGCGTCGAGAGTGAAATGCTGACGTCCGGCTTCGAGGTGCTCGCCGCGGCCGAGTAGGCTCAGACCGCC contains:
- a CDS encoding inositol monophosphatase gives rise to the protein MSEFPDTKDLAEIERVAVELASLAGAEITNALGGILAVKYKGEAEAEQMWRDPVSEVDQRVEEMIRARLASKFPDHGIIGEEFEPAEATGSSGFVWAVDPVDGTTNFVNGFPLCAASIGVLCKGVPVVGAVWCGTSQALRPGVYHASAGGPLRFGTDEIVPKANPAVRRRLAGVPRPIPGRGGWETRKTGSAALECAFVAAGILEAARFESPNIWDVAAGLALLDASDAVVLTEKDGTWEPFETFAEQGVADPFTAMRTWRRPLMIGRVESEMLTSGFEVLAAAE
- a CDS encoding diacylglycerol kinase family protein, translating into MKALLLHNPTAGREDHDRIELMARFEQAGYEPHYCSTKSDRFPAILDEPFDLLAVAGGDGTVRKVVTRLTHRATPLIVLPLGTANNVARSVGIPLDGFDLPHPDEIGDCLDTLDLGLGTFGSITTVLAEGIGMGALAATMDEKVGKGEKGEDKIVAARNIVARVISKAKPFRATLQIDDRTVEGRFLFVEALLHAFCGPALRLCPLADSGDGLLDIVLLEEERGEEMAAWVKSPENSEPPVRIERGKKVVFEWSEKPPLRLDDERLELPSSVKSLEMRVHGEPLQVVVPRREASREEKKGRSSDE